From a region of the Aeoliella mucimassa genome:
- a CDS encoding sulfatase-like hydrolase/transferase, which yields MRYAPLESLRPTLLMLALALLASTQVLAADTRPNIVVLLADDLGYGDVGFHGSSIRTPNLDQLAATGVTLERYYVAPMCSPTRAGLMTGRYPIRFGMMRSVVPPYRDFGLDPAEVTIADMLATAGYEHRAVIGKWHLGHRRTKWLPGSQGFTHAVGCYNGAIDYFTHQRDGQLDWHRNGQPDLTEGYVTDMVGDAAVEFIEGVPLSEPYLLYVPFTAPHSPFQAKDEDLAKYPKLKGKQKTYAAMVDSLDQAIGRILTAIDERGDAENTFVLFSSDNGGVASVGSNGPLKGHKLTPYEGGVRVAAAARWPQGQVVGGRTIEQPMGYLDVFPTLMQVAEVSETPGHPLDGVGMLPTLQGDTTPVERPWYTYMDQNGGRRQHVAVHHGPWKLVGHRPAPDAAQGKTVYELYRLADDPNETTDVAEQHPEVVEQLKESLERFFSWQAAQQVPRYDEGRDELPPLENWTPRE from the coding sequence ATGCGATACGCTCCTCTCGAATCACTACGGCCAACGCTGCTGATGCTCGCCCTCGCGTTACTCGCATCCACTCAAGTGCTGGCGGCCGACACGCGTCCGAACATCGTGGTGCTCCTGGCCGACGACCTCGGCTACGGCGACGTCGGCTTCCACGGCAGTTCGATTCGCACGCCGAACCTCGACCAGCTCGCTGCCACCGGGGTGACGCTTGAGCGGTACTACGTCGCGCCGATGTGTTCGCCGACGCGGGCGGGGCTGATGACCGGGCGGTACCCGATTCGGTTCGGCATGATGCGTTCGGTGGTGCCGCCATATCGTGATTTTGGACTCGATCCTGCGGAGGTGACGATCGCCGATATGCTGGCGACCGCTGGCTACGAACATCGCGCAGTGATCGGCAAATGGCACCTGGGTCACCGCCGCACGAAGTGGCTGCCCGGTTCGCAAGGCTTCACCCACGCGGTCGGCTGTTATAACGGCGCGATCGACTACTTTACCCACCAGCGCGATGGGCAGCTCGACTGGCATCGCAACGGCCAGCCCGACCTCACCGAAGGTTACGTGACCGACATGGTAGGCGACGCGGCCGTGGAGTTCATCGAAGGAGTTCCCCTGAGCGAGCCGTACTTGCTATACGTTCCGTTCACCGCGCCGCACTCTCCGTTCCAGGCGAAAGACGAGGACCTGGCCAAGTATCCTAAGCTCAAAGGCAAACAGAAAACCTACGCGGCGATGGTCGACTCGCTCGATCAGGCGATCGGTCGTATCCTGACCGCCATCGACGAGCGGGGCGATGCCGAAAACACGTTCGTGCTGTTCTCCAGCGACAACGGCGGAGTCGCCAGCGTTGGTAGCAACGGCCCGCTCAAAGGACACAAGCTCACTCCCTACGAGGGTGGCGTTCGCGTGGCCGCCGCGGCTCGCTGGCCGCAAGGTCAGGTAGTCGGTGGACGAACCATCGAGCAGCCGATGGGTTACCTCGACGTGTTTCCCACGCTCATGCAAGTCGCCGAAGTCAGCGAGACGCCTGGCCATCCGCTCGACGGAGTCGGCATGCTCCCCACGCTGCAAGGCGATACGACTCCGGTAGAGCGGCCCTGGTACACGTACATGGATCAAAACGGGGGTCGCCGACAACACGTGGCCGTGCACCATGGCCCCTGGAAACTGGTAGGCCACCGCCCCGCGCCCGATGCCGCGCAAGGCAAGACCGTGTACGAACTCTACCGCCTGGCCGACGATCCGAACGAAACGACCGACGTCGCCGAGCAGCATCCGGAAGTGGTCGAGCAATTGAAAGAGAGCCTCGAGCGATTCTTTAGCTGGCAAGCCGCCCAGCAAGTCCCCCGCTACGACGAAGGCCGCGACGAACTGCCGCCGCTTGAGAATTGGACGCCGAGGGAATAA
- a CDS encoding serine hydrolase domain-containing protein, whose translation MPHFCTSLLLFACLTSAVALGQSEPAATEPEVIDGIPITGTANPDLRPVDEMMVELIKKIDAPGASVAISRDGVLVYARGFGYQDEEQAEPVEPNTRFRIASISKPITATAIMALVHDGKLSLDDKLVDHLTDEERAVVNEELAPVTLRQLLQHRAGWNRDKTFDPMFKSRRRDEALGIEGLDTTDKIIRGMLPLPLSDEPGSKYSYSNFGYCVLGRIIERTTGQPYDEYVKQRVLAQQGISTMAIGSTLTRGEHETRYHTNDGRKGPGVVEGVVGQRVPVQYGAWCLENMDAHGGWIATAADLVAFADGYNDNSRYDFLTDDLLAEVVSPCPADEGKNSYYGLGWLVVHVGDKQHYNMWHNGSLPGTSTILVRRHDGFNWAVLFNTRDIEGGGAPSGKVDPLMHEAVNKVQQWPAQPVSVE comes from the coding sequence ATGCCACACTTCTGCACCAGCCTACTTCTGTTTGCCTGCCTGACTTCGGCGGTTGCTCTTGGTCAAAGCGAACCCGCTGCGACTGAGCCAGAAGTAATCGATGGTATTCCGATCACTGGCACCGCGAATCCCGACTTACGGCCGGTCGATGAGATGATGGTCGAGCTGATCAAGAAGATCGACGCCCCTGGCGCCAGCGTCGCCATCTCGCGCGATGGGGTGCTGGTGTACGCCCGTGGGTTCGGGTACCAGGACGAAGAGCAGGCCGAGCCGGTAGAGCCGAACACCCGCTTTCGCATTGCGAGTATCTCGAAGCCGATTACCGCGACTGCCATCATGGCCCTGGTGCACGACGGCAAGCTTTCGCTCGACGACAAGCTGGTCGACCACCTGACCGACGAAGAGCGGGCGGTGGTGAATGAGGAGCTCGCACCGGTCACGCTTCGCCAGTTGTTGCAACACCGCGCCGGCTGGAATCGCGACAAGACGTTCGATCCGATGTTCAAGTCGCGCAGGCGCGACGAAGCTCTCGGCATCGAAGGGCTGGATACCACCGACAAAATCATCCGCGGCATGCTCCCCTTACCGCTGAGCGACGAGCCCGGCAGCAAGTACTCTTACTCGAACTTTGGGTACTGCGTGCTTGGGCGGATCATCGAGCGAACCACCGGCCAGCCGTACGACGAGTACGTCAAGCAGCGAGTGCTGGCTCAGCAAGGCATTTCGACCATGGCCATCGGCAGCACGCTCACTCGCGGTGAGCACGAAACCCGCTATCACACCAACGATGGCCGCAAAGGTCCTGGAGTGGTTGAGGGAGTCGTCGGCCAACGGGTACCGGTGCAGTACGGCGCGTGGTGCCTGGAGAACATGGACGCCCACGGCGGGTGGATCGCTACCGCGGCCGACCTGGTTGCGTTTGCCGATGGCTATAACGACAACAGCCGGTACGACTTCCTGACCGACGACCTGCTCGCTGAAGTCGTCAGCCCCTGCCCGGCCGACGAAGGCAAGAACTCGTACTACGGGCTCGGATGGCTCGTAGTGCATGTCGGCGACAAGCAGCACTACAACATGTGGCACAATGGCTCGCTGCCTGGCACGTCGACCATCCTGGTCCGCCGGCACGATGGCTTCAACTGGGCGGTGCTGTTCAACACCCGCGACATCGAAGGGGGAGGTGCTCCCTCGGGCAAGGTCGACCCGCTCATGCACGAAGCGGTGAACAAGGTGCAGCAGTGGCCCGCACAACCGGTAAGCGTCGAGTAG
- a CDS encoding tetratricopeptide repeat protein — translation MESNAPTTELKLTGERIALVSKLVSMPRNEASKVISAHGGHLQAKPDESTTLLVKGDDMATTAVAEQLPEEVRQRVAAGRVTLVDESQLWRRLGLVDEEVGVSRLYTPALLAEMVEVEGRVIHRWHRRGYLEPACEVRKLPYFDFAEVRVARRLAELVHAGVSLASIDRQMADLARLAPDVDRPLANLSIVVEGGKIYLRRGSDLAEPSGQLLIDFDAAEEEPVPEIANPGQSEVPPSAEELRARALDLADEGEVAPAIELYRGVMLAGEADAEDHFMLGDLLYQRGDLSAARERYYMAIEQDEEYDEARVNLGCVLLELGDIAMAADAFRGALAGNPHLADAHYHLAGTLDRLGDNDSAREHWQAFLELAPESPWAEEAHERLGE, via the coding sequence ATGGAATCCAACGCACCGACCACCGAATTGAAACTCACCGGCGAGCGCATTGCGCTGGTCAGCAAACTTGTCAGCATGCCGCGAAACGAAGCGTCGAAGGTCATTTCTGCGCATGGCGGACACCTGCAGGCCAAGCCCGACGAATCGACCACACTGCTCGTCAAAGGAGACGACATGGCCACCACGGCGGTCGCCGAGCAGCTGCCGGAGGAAGTGCGGCAACGCGTCGCCGCGGGTCGGGTGACGCTGGTCGACGAGAGCCAACTGTGGCGGCGGCTCGGCCTGGTGGACGAAGAGGTCGGCGTGAGCCGGCTTTATACCCCCGCGCTGCTGGCCGAGATGGTCGAGGTCGAGGGTCGCGTGATCCATCGCTGGCACCGCCGCGGCTACCTGGAGCCAGCGTGCGAGGTTCGCAAGCTGCCGTATTTCGACTTTGCCGAGGTCCGTGTCGCCCGCCGGCTCGCCGAACTGGTGCACGCCGGGGTGTCGCTGGCTTCGATCGATCGCCAGATGGCCGACCTCGCCCGCCTAGCGCCTGACGTCGACCGGCCGCTCGCCAATCTGTCGATCGTCGTCGAAGGAGGCAAGATTTACTTACGCCGTGGCAGCGACCTGGCCGAACCGAGCGGGCAGTTGCTGATCGACTTTGACGCAGCCGAAGAAGAACCAGTGCCGGAGATCGCCAACCCGGGCCAAAGCGAAGTACCGCCGAGCGCCGAGGAACTCCGCGCCCGAGCGCTCGACCTAGCCGACGAAGGCGAGGTGGCTCCGGCCATCGAACTGTACCGCGGCGTGATGCTCGCCGGCGAAGCCGATGCCGAGGACCACTTTATGCTCGGCGACCTGCTCTACCAGCGGGGCGACTTATCGGCCGCACGCGAGCGATACTACATGGCCATTGAGCAAGACGAAGAATACGACGAAGCCCGCGTGAACCTGGGCTGCGTGCTGCTGGAACTCGGCGACATCGCGATGGCGGCCGACGCGTTCCGCGGCGCCCTGGCCGGCAACCCCCACCTGGCCGACGCCCACTACCACCTGGCCGGCACGCTCGACCGCCTAGGCGACAACGACTCCGCCCGCGAGCACTGGCAAGCGTTCCTCGAACTGGCACCCGAAAGCCCCTGGGCCGAAGAAGCCCATGAGCGGTTGGGGGAGTAG